CGGCATAACGGCTCTGCACGGCTGCGACCTTATCTCCCGCCATCAGCCGTAGCCCAGGATTGCCTTCGTCTCGAGGTACTCGGCAAAGCCGTGCGCGCCCCATTCACGGCCATTGCCGCTGCGCTTGTAGCCGCCGAAGGGCGCTGCGAAGTCGAAGCCTCCGTTGAGGTAGATCGCCCCAGCGCGGATGCGCCGGGCAATCGCGCGGCAGGCCTCGATATCCTCGCCGTCGACATAACCGGCGAGGCCGAAATCGGTGTCGTTGGCGATGGCGACCGCTTCCTCGATGTCGCCATAGGGGATCATCACTAGGACCGGGCCGAAGATCTCCTCGCGCGCGATGACCTTGTCGTTGTCGCCCACGAAGACCGTCGGGCGCACGTAGAAGCCCTTGTCCAGCCCCTCGGGCCGCCCCGGACCGCCCGCGATCAGCTCGGCGCCCTCGACAATGCCCTTCTCGATATAGGCCTGCACCGTCTCGAACTGGTCCTTGGAGACGACCGGCCCCATCGCAACGTTACCCGCAGGATCGCCGACCGCGACCGCATTGGCCGTATCCGCCGCGACGCGCTTTGCCTCCTCGAGCCGGGCCGCAGGGACGAGCAGGCGCGAACCGGCACTGCAGGTCTGGCCCGAATTCATCATCATCGAGCCGACCGCACTGGCGACGCGCTCCATCGTCGCACCGTCGTCGAGCACGATGTAGGGGCTCTTGCCTCCCAGCTCGAGGCACACCCGCTTGACCGTGTCGGCGGCATCCTTCTGGATCTGCACGCCCACGCTCTCCGAGCCGGTGAAGCTGATCATGTCGACGCCGGGATGGGTCGAGAGCGCGGTGCCGATGACCGAGCCCTTGCCCTGCACCATGTTGAAGACACCCGCCGGGCCGCCCGCGGCATCCATGATCTCGGCCAGTATCTGCGCCGAATAGGCGGCCAGTTGCGGGGGCTTGAGCACCATCGTGCAGCCCGTGGCGAGCGCCGGGAAGACCTTGACCGTGACCTGGTTGATCGGCCAGTTCCACGGCGTGATCAGGCCGCAAACGCCGATCGGCTCATGCACGATCAGCGTCGAGCCATGGCTTTCCTCGAAGGTGTAGTCCTCCAGCGCGGCGATCGCGGCATCGAGATGGCCGATGCCCAGAAAGGTATGGAAGCCGCCTGCAAGGCTGGCCGGAGCCCCCATCTCCTCGGTGATCGCCTCGCCGAGGTCTGCCTGCCGGTTCTCGAACTCGGTCTTGATCCGGCGCAGCAGCGCCAGCCGTTCCTCGCGGCTCGTCGCCGCGTAGGCAGGGAAAGCGGCACGGGCCGCCGCCACTGCCCGGTCGACGTCATCGGCGCTGCCCAGCGCGATGCGCCCGGAAACCTGCTCGTTGGCGGGATTGATCAGCTCCTGTGTCTCGCCGCCGAGCGGTTCGACCCAGGCACCGTCGATATAGAACTTGGCGTATTCGCGCATCAGCCTCTCCTCGGCCCGCAGGTTTTCCGGGTTGCCTGGGTCTTATTGCGACCCTTCGGCGTACCAGGTCCGGAACTTCTCGTATTTGGGCATCTCTTCCGAGTTCGCCTTGGGATCGATCCTGACGTGGATCACCGCGCACTTGCCGCTGGCATAGGCGCGCTCGATCGCCGGCTGCAGATCGGCGATGTCATCGACGAATTCGCCATGGCAGCCGAACCCTTCTGCCATCTTGTCGAGCCGCACCTCGGTGCTCCAGTGCGTGCCGATCTCGCTCGTGCCCTGCCCGAAGGTGCGCTTGTAGACGCCCACTTCGAGCCCCCACTGGAAGTCGACCCCGACCACGCAGACCAGCGGCAGCTTGCAGCGCACCGCGGTTTCCAGTTCGGCGACGTGGAACAGGAACGAGCTGTCGGAGGTGAGCAGCATGCCCGGGCGGCTCTTGCCGGTCGCCGCGCGGTCGGCGAGCATGGCGCCGGTCGCATAGGGAAGCCCGGTGCCGATGTGGCCGTAGTTCTGGTTCCAGATCACGTCGCGCGGTTTGCACTGCGAATAGGTCCACTGGTAGATCACCGTGGCGCCGCCGTCGCGAATGAGAATGCCGTCCTCGGGGAAGGCCTTGGTCGCCTCGACCACCATGCGCGAGGTATGGATACCGACATTGCCGCCACCCGACTTGCTCTCGGTCTCCTTGGCCAGCGCGTCGAGCTCGGCCTTTCCGTCCTTCATGAATTTCGCGAGGCCCGGTGAGGGATCGCGCGGGGCGGACTGGAGTTCGCGCACGAGCTGCGGGACGACGCCGCGAAGGTCGCCCACGAGCGGCACGTCGATCGGCCGGTTGACGCCGATCGCGGTCGGGTCCTGCTCGACGTAGATCCACTTGCGCGTGGCGTTGTTCTTGGCCCACCAGCGCGTCGTGCCGTAGTGCAGCGGCTCGCCGATCTCGGTGCCGAGCGCGAGGACGAGATCGCATTCCTCGACCGCCTCGAGCGAGGCATCGGAGAAGACGTACTGGAAGGTGCGGTCCTCCAGCCCCTCGATGTAGGAC
This sequence is a window from Novosphingobium aureum. Protein-coding genes within it:
- a CDS encoding aldehyde dehydrogenase family protein, which encodes MREYAKFYIDGAWVEPLGGETQELINPANEQVSGRIALGSADDVDRAVAAARAAFPAYAATSREERLALLRRIKTEFENRQADLGEAITEEMGAPASLAGGFHTFLGIGHLDAAIAALEDYTFEESHGSTLIVHEPIGVCGLITPWNWPINQVTVKVFPALATGCTMVLKPPQLAAYSAQILAEIMDAAGGPAGVFNMVQGKGSVIGTALSTHPGVDMISFTGSESVGVQIQKDAADTVKRVCLELGGKSPYIVLDDGATMERVASAVGSMMMNSGQTCSAGSRLLVPAARLEEAKRVAADTANAVAVGDPAGNVAMGPVVSKDQFETVQAYIEKGIVEGAELIAGGPGRPEGLDKGFYVRPTVFVGDNDKVIAREEIFGPVLVMIPYGDIEEAVAIANDTDFGLAGYVDGEDIEACRAIARRIRAGAIYLNGGFDFAAPFGGYKRSGNGREWGAHGFAEYLETKAILGYG
- a CDS encoding thiamine pyrophosphate-binding protein; amino-acid sequence: MGTPVYKRILDLFEAEGVNTLFGIPDPNFVHLFLEAEKRGWTVVAPHHEAAAGFMAEAASRMTGKPGLCIGTLGPGMANMMPAVQCARVENSPVIFLGGQRARVTERRVRRGRIQFVRQEPMIEDSVKYSGSIEYADQTDEIVREAIRQALSGRPGPSYIEYPAHVILEELDLPEVAAPASYRLVNQGADIDKVREAVKLIGEAKNPLLLLGHAVHTTRMGAAVKDLAMLMNCPVVQTSGGTSYIEGLEDRTFQYVFSDASLEAVEECDLVLALGTEIGEPLHYGTTRWWAKNNATRKWIYVEQDPTAIGVNRPIDVPLVGDLRGVVPQLVRELQSAPRDPSPGLAKFMKDGKAELDALAKETESKSGGGNVGIHTSRMVVEATKAFPEDGILIRDGGATVIYQWTYSQCKPRDVIWNQNYGHIGTGLPYATGAMLADRAATGKSRPGMLLTSDSSFLFHVAELETAVRCKLPLVCVVGVDFQWGLEVGVYKRTFGQGTSEIGTHWSTEVRLDKMAEGFGCHGEFVDDIADLQPAIERAYASGKCAVIHVRIDPKANSEEMPKYEKFRTWYAEGSQ